Proteins found in one Paenibacillus dendritiformis genomic segment:
- the pilM gene encoding type IV pilus biogenesis protein PilM, with protein MKLRRNHSRKVGLEINDTWLQAAEISEQPEGIEVIQAERAPLAPGIVEEGRVVQPGLLTAAVSELWRQAGFQSREVYFGIPSSIVLIRHYQLPSAERAELRKMLDMELQLRTRLPFSDPIYDFVIYAVKPSGAADEEEAGNTLPLRHDAQEEAAAGSVMEREDQGLWSRIGRRVRGALHREPAQGQSGARSNVLLAAVPGAEMIRYRDALEAASLQPRVFDIKPLAVDRLLPRISLAEEACTYVTASIHARHTDIFLFHRGQLRLTRSLSIRSGSISRKQREASPSGGAWPGEKDWEAVCEELALELERLVDFYRYSSPQDSEPIQFVFLCGDIDGLGQICPVLGRMLQMPAFVLEAADGLTTSLEAPLHPFAVPISLACGGGGRA; from the coding sequence ATGAAGCTGCGCAGGAACCATTCGAGAAAAGTAGGGCTGGAGATTAACGATACGTGGCTGCAGGCAGCCGAGATTAGCGAGCAGCCGGAAGGAATTGAAGTGATCCAGGCGGAGCGGGCTCCGCTTGCGCCGGGCATCGTGGAGGAAGGGCGGGTCGTGCAGCCCGGGCTGCTGACCGCCGCCGTCTCCGAGCTATGGCGGCAGGCCGGGTTCCAATCCCGGGAGGTGTATTTCGGGATTCCGAGCTCGATCGTGCTGATCCGTCATTATCAGCTGCCGTCTGCCGAGCGGGCCGAGCTCCGCAAAATGCTGGACATGGAGCTTCAATTGCGGACCCGGCTGCCTTTTTCCGATCCGATATATGACTTCGTGATTTATGCGGTGAAGCCGAGCGGAGCAGCGGATGAAGAGGAAGCGGGGAACACGCTTCCCCTCCGCCATGACGCCCAGGAGGAAGCGGCGGCCGGGAGCGTAATGGAGCGGGAGGACCAGGGGCTATGGAGCCGGATCGGCCGCAGGGTGCGCGGGGCGCTGCATCGTGAACCGGCACAAGGTCAATCGGGGGCGCGGAGCAACGTCCTGCTGGCGGCGGTGCCGGGGGCGGAGATGATCCGGTACCGCGATGCGCTGGAGGCGGCCTCCTTGCAGCCGCGCGTTTTCGACATCAAACCGCTGGCTGTCGATCGGCTTCTGCCGCGCATCTCGCTGGCCGAGGAGGCTTGTACATACGTCACCGCCAGCATTCATGCGCGACATACGGATATTTTCCTGTTCCACCGGGGACAGCTTCGCTTGACCCGGAGCCTGTCTATCAGGTCAGGCTCGATCTCGCGCAAGCAGAGAGAGGCTTCTCCAAGCGGCGGCGCATGGCCGGGGGAAAAGGACTGGGAAGCGGTATGCGAAGAATTGGCGTTGGAGCTGGAACGGCTGGTTGATTTCTACCGCTACTCATCGCCGCAGGACAGCGAGCCGATTCAGTTCGTCTTTCTCTGCGGGGATATCGACGGACTTGGGCAGATCTGTCCCGTCCTGGGGCGGATGCTCCAAATGCCGGCGTTTGTCCTGGAAGCGGCGGACGGACTGACGACTTCGCTGGAAGCGCCGTTACATCCGTTCGCCGTTCCCATTAGTCTGGCCTGCGGGGGAGGGGGAAGAGCGTGA
- a CDS encoding prepilin peptidase translates to MEMELWVGSFALFGLCIGSFLNVVAYRVPRGESVVAPPSRCPDCGERVRPYDLIPVVSYVLLCGRCRFCGNPIRARYPAVELLTGTAFAIAAWRMPWSVEALAGALLSTVLIAVVITDIDWRIIPNRIIAWGVGLGLLLRCLSHPLPWWNYALAALACSGLLFLLAIASKGGVGGGDIKLYLFIGLVLGLAPALLSLFAASLFGLLYGCMMLCFKPGFRKDRSLPFAPFIAVGAWWAYWYGQEALDAMLQYLVTV, encoded by the coding sequence ATGGAAATGGAGCTGTGGGTAGGCAGCTTCGCGCTGTTCGGGCTCTGCATCGGCAGCTTCCTCAATGTGGTCGCTTACCGGGTGCCGCGGGGAGAGTCGGTCGTTGCTCCGCCTTCGCGCTGTCCGGACTGCGGGGAGCGGGTGCGGCCGTACGATCTGATTCCGGTCGTCAGCTATGTTCTGCTGTGCGGGCGCTGCCGCTTCTGTGGCAATCCGATCCGCGCACGCTATCCGGCGGTGGAGCTGCTGACGGGCACCGCCTTCGCCATCGCTGCCTGGCGCATGCCGTGGAGCGTCGAAGCTTTGGCAGGCGCGCTGCTGAGCACGGTCTTGATTGCCGTGGTCATTACCGATATCGATTGGCGCATTATACCGAACCGCATTATCGCCTGGGGAGTTGGGCTGGGCCTGCTGCTGCGCTGTCTCAGTCATCCGCTGCCCTGGTGGAATTATGCGCTGGCGGCGCTCGCCTGCTCGGGACTGTTGTTCCTTCTTGCGATCGCCAGCAAGGGCGGAGTGGGCGGAGGGGATATTAAGCTCTATCTGTTCATCGGTCTGGTGCTCGGTCTGGCGCCGGCCCTATTGTCGCTGTTCGCGGCCAGTCTGTTCGGGCTGCTGTATGGCTGCATGATGCTCTGCTTCAAGCCGGGCTTCCGCAAGGACCGCTCCCTGCCGTTCGCGCCGTTCATCGCCGTGGGCGCCTGGTGGGCTTATTGGTACGGGCAAGAAGCTCTGGACGCCATGCTTCAATATCTCGTGACAGTCTAG
- a CDS encoding prepilin-type N-terminal cleavage/methylation domain-containing protein, which translates to MSMAWAQERLKAARNEKGMTLIELLAVIVILGIIIAIAAVVIVGQFDKAKETSDAASARIITDAVQRYLLDNPTIEISTEAKPIDMDTLIKKGYIKDIPKNSKGDKLGAVTVKYASTNDKQFIIEFGDWYTPPKD; encoded by the coding sequence ATGAGTATGGCATGGGCACAGGAACGGCTGAAGGCTGCACGGAACGAGAAGGGGATGACGCTCATCGAGCTGCTGGCGGTTATCGTCATCCTGGGGATTATCATTGCGATCGCGGCGGTGGTTATTGTAGGGCAGTTTGATAAGGCGAAGGAGACTTCGGATGCGGCATCGGCGAGAATAATAACCGATGCGGTACAGAGATACTTATTGGATAATCCTACTATAGAGATTAGTACAGAAGCGAAGCCTATTGATATGGATACACTTATCAAGAAAGGATATATAAAGGATATTCCTAAAAACTCAAAAGGAGATAAGCTTGGTGCAGTTACTGTCAAATATGCTTCAACAAATGACAAGCAATTTATTATTGAATTTGGGGATTGGTATACACCACCCAAAGATTAA
- a CDS encoding type II secretion system F family protein — MATFQFKAVDEYGARRRGVVKAATKKQAAEQLQARNWWVTKLEDRRSHWLHRDIAFGGPRVKVGEMTVFCRQLATMARAGIPLAESIRVLEGQTDNKSFSAVLHQVLDDLESGTSLSQAAERTPGVFSQMFVNMVKAGEASGKLDEMLERLAVFYEKEHQTREKVKSAMIYPIIMLVMTVVVVTVLMIFVIPKLVLSFTSMDIELPLPTRVVMAVSGFMVQYSYLVIPGLVLLPFGCMLLLKLPRLQYPRDKAKLRFPILGKLQQKQALARFTRTFASLFSAAIPIVDTLTIAARITGNEVYGRIIRAAREDVKSGRALSDTFEEHAWFPPMLVQMMGVGERTGNLDEMMEKVADFYERDVETMSDRLKSMLEPLMIVVLAVIVGFIVLAVMLPSFKLMDNLR; from the coding sequence TTGGCGACCTTTCAATTCAAGGCGGTGGATGAATACGGCGCCCGCCGGCGCGGTGTCGTGAAGGCGGCAACGAAGAAGCAGGCGGCCGAGCAATTGCAGGCGAGGAATTGGTGGGTTACGAAGCTGGAGGATCGCAGGAGCCATTGGCTGCATCGCGATATTGCGTTTGGCGGTCCGCGCGTGAAGGTCGGGGAGATGACCGTATTTTGCCGCCAGCTCGCCACGATGGCGCGTGCCGGCATTCCGCTCGCGGAATCGATTCGCGTACTGGAAGGACAGACCGACAATAAGTCATTCAGCGCGGTGCTGCACCAGGTGCTCGATGATCTCGAATCCGGCACATCCTTATCTCAGGCTGCGGAGCGGACACCCGGCGTATTCAGCCAGATGTTCGTCAATATGGTGAAGGCCGGGGAAGCCTCGGGGAAGCTGGACGAGATGCTGGAGCGGCTGGCGGTCTTTTATGAAAAGGAGCATCAGACGCGGGAAAAAGTGAAGTCCGCGATGATCTACCCGATCATTATGCTGGTCATGACGGTCGTTGTCGTCACCGTCTTGATGATCTTCGTGATTCCGAAGCTGGTGCTGAGCTTCACTTCGATGGACATTGAACTGCCGCTGCCGACCCGCGTCGTCATGGCTGTAAGCGGCTTCATGGTCCAGTACAGCTATCTCGTCATTCCGGGGCTTGTCCTGCTTCCGTTCGGGTGCATGCTGTTGCTGAAGCTGCCGCGCCTGCAATATCCAAGGGACAAGGCGAAGCTGCGCTTCCCGATCCTGGGGAAGCTGCAGCAGAAGCAGGCGCTGGCGCGCTTCACCCGCACGTTCGCTTCCCTCTTCAGCGCGGCCATTCCGATCGTCGATACGCTGACGATCGCCGCGCGTATCACCGGCAACGAGGTGTACGGGCGCATCATCCGTGCCGCGCGGGAAGACGTCAAGAGCGGCCGGGCGCTGTCGGATACATTCGAGGAGCATGCCTGGTTCCCGCCGATGCTGGTGCAGATGATGGGAGTCGGCGAACGGACCGGGAATCTGGACGAGATGATGGAAAAGGTGGCCGACTTCTACGAGCGGGATGTGGAGACGATGTCGGATCGTCTGAAGTCGATGCTGGAGCCGCTTATGATTGTGGTTTTGGCGGTCATCGTCGGCTTCATCGTCTTGGCCGTCATGCTCCCGTCCTTCAAGCTGATGGACAATTTGCGCTGA
- a CDS encoding type IV pilus twitching motility protein PilT, whose translation MSAVEDWSRWVALAVSMEASDVHLSSGMPPMMRVLGELQPMMSRELTASEIMELCEDLLSLPQWEQFVARGDVDAAVQHSESVRVRLHVYRMRGAPCLAARIIIGKPASIASLGLPEVTRQLIHQKQGLILVVGPTGSGKSTTLGAFVDELNRTKPIHIVTLEDPVEKLHPSEKALVHQREIGIDTPTFFDGLRAALRQDPDVIVIGEMRDNDTISTALTAAETGHLVLGTLHTSNAALSIDRLIDSFPGEMQQHIRTQLASVLVGVVAQRLVRRRFEKGMVGIFEVLVNIPSVAHSIRAGRTYQLPGIMLTSRAEGMVTFAQAFADAAMNGLIDYDQVQAHSDIVVEGPSLSNGASHRRLN comes from the coding sequence ATGAGTGCGGTAGAGGATTGGTCGAGATGGGTAGCTCTGGCCGTGAGTATGGAGGCGTCGGACGTACATCTGTCGTCCGGGATGCCGCCGATGATGCGGGTGCTCGGCGAATTGCAGCCTATGATGAGCCGCGAGCTTACGGCTTCGGAGATTATGGAGCTGTGCGAGGACCTGTTGTCGCTGCCGCAATGGGAGCAGTTCGTCGCCCGCGGGGATGTGGACGCGGCCGTACAGCATAGCGAGTCTGTGCGCGTGCGCCTTCATGTGTACCGGATGCGGGGCGCTCCCTGTCTGGCGGCCAGAATTATCATTGGCAAGCCGGCCTCCATTGCTTCGCTGGGGCTGCCTGAGGTGACGCGGCAGCTTATTCATCAGAAGCAAGGGCTGATTCTGGTCGTCGGGCCGACGGGAAGCGGGAAGTCCACGACGCTGGGCGCGTTCGTGGATGAGCTGAACCGGACGAAGCCGATTCATATCGTGACGCTGGAGGACCCGGTGGAGAAGCTGCATCCCTCTGAGAAGGCATTGGTGCATCAGCGGGAGATCGGAATCGATACGCCGACCTTCTTCGACGGCTTGCGCGCCGCGCTGCGGCAAGACCCCGATGTGATCGTCATCGGCGAGATGAGGGACAATGACACGATCTCGACGGCGCTCACCGCCGCGGAGACAGGACATCTCGTGCTCGGAACCTTGCATACCTCCAATGCGGCGCTATCGATCGACCGGCTGATTGACAGCTTCCCGGGCGAGATGCAGCAGCATATACGCACGCAACTGGCGTCGGTTCTGGTCGGCGTCGTGGCGCAGCGTCTCGTGCGAAGGCGCTTCGAGAAGGGAATGGTCGGCATATTTGAAGTACTGGTCAATATTCCTTCTGTGGCGCATTCGATCCGCGCGGGCCGAACGTATCAATTGCCGGGAATTATGCTGACCAGCCGGGCGGAAGGGATGGTTACCTTCGCTCAGGCATTTGCCGATGCGGCCATGAACGGGCTTATTGATTATGATCAAGTTCAGGCGCATTCCGATATCGTGGTAGAGGGGCCGTCCCTCTCTAACGGCGCTTCCCATCGCAGGTTGAATTAA
- a CDS encoding GspE/PulE family protein gives MKQRKRIGELMVEVGLITPAQLQHALAVQAKHKGRLGDVLLSEGLITEEQLIEVLDYQLGIPHVQLYRHHIEQEIIDLISQRLAEQYRVLPLRIEDSKLIVAMEDPLDYYALEELRLATGYRIEPVIATREELGRMIRRYYGMQESVDEMLQHLQQYEEETLSAQLEDEQSPVVRTVNQLITQAVTVRASDIHLDPQGEELAIRYRVDGVLRTERTLPKHMQNVIVARIKILANLNLTERRLPQDGRFEWLHAHEQWDVRVSTLPTIHGEKVVMRLLNQHHGISGLDQLGFTPHNLAQFQRAIQSTYGIILLTGPTGSGKSTTLYAALSQLYHQGINIMTIEDPVEYQLPGINQVQVNAAIGMTFARGLRAMLRQDPNIIMVGEIRDLETAEIAVRAAMTGHLVLSTLHTNSAVNTMTRLMDMGVEPYLVSSSLLCVAGQRLVRRVCTQCAQPCEPTLEERMWLERYRLPLDGLRRGTGCEACGRTGYRGRLAIHEVLKMDDELRLLTMNKRPDSEYRAAAAAQNFASLFEDGLRKAAEGLTTISEVIRVATPEEEELQERSALVQ, from the coding sequence ATGAAGCAGCGCAAGCGAATCGGAGAATTGATGGTCGAGGTCGGTCTCATCACCCCGGCGCAATTGCAGCATGCGTTGGCGGTTCAGGCGAAGCATAAAGGGCGGCTTGGCGATGTCCTGCTGTCCGAAGGCCTCATTACGGAAGAGCAATTGATCGAGGTGCTGGATTACCAGCTGGGGATCCCGCATGTTCAACTGTACCGGCATCATATCGAGCAGGAGATCATCGATCTAATCTCGCAGCGGCTTGCCGAGCAGTACCGGGTGCTTCCCCTGCGCATCGAGGATTCAAAGCTCATCGTAGCGATGGAAGATCCGTTGGATTACTATGCGCTCGAAGAATTGCGGCTTGCCACGGGCTATCGGATTGAGCCGGTGATTGCCACCCGCGAAGAGCTTGGCCGCATGATACGCCGCTATTACGGCATGCAGGAATCCGTGGACGAAATGCTGCAGCATCTCCAGCAGTATGAGGAAGAGACGCTGTCGGCGCAGCTGGAAGATGAACAATCTCCCGTCGTCAGGACCGTCAATCAGTTGATAACGCAGGCGGTGACGGTGCGGGCGAGCGATATTCATCTCGATCCCCAGGGCGAGGAGCTGGCGATTCGCTACCGGGTAGACGGGGTGCTGCGCACGGAACGAACGCTCCCGAAGCATATGCAGAATGTGATTGTGGCACGAATCAAAATTTTGGCCAATCTGAATCTGACTGAGCGCCGTCTGCCCCAGGACGGCCGCTTCGAATGGCTGCATGCTCATGAGCAATGGGATGTCCGGGTCTCCACACTGCCGACGATTCATGGCGAAAAGGTCGTCATGCGGCTGCTGAATCAGCATCATGGGATCAGCGGGCTGGATCAGCTTGGATTTACTCCGCATAATCTGGCCCAATTCCAGCGGGCGATCCAATCGACTTACGGGATCATCCTGTTGACCGGACCGACCGGAAGCGGCAAGTCTACGACCCTATATGCCGCGCTTTCCCAGCTCTATCATCAGGGTATCAATATCATGACGATTGAAGATCCGGTGGAATACCAGCTGCCGGGCATCAATCAGGTCCAGGTGAACGCGGCGATCGGCATGACCTTTGCCCGCGGGCTGCGAGCGATGCTGCGTCAGGACCCGAATATTATTATGGTCGGGGAAATACGCGATCTGGAGACGGCAGAGATTGCCGTTCGGGCAGCGATGACCGGCCACCTCGTGCTGAGCACCCTGCATACGAACAGCGCGGTCAATACGATGACGCGCCTGATGGATATGGGGGTGGAGCCGTATCTCGTCTCCTCTTCCTTGCTCTGTGTCGCCGGTCAGCGCCTGGTTCGGAGGGTGTGTACGCAATGCGCACAGCCTTGCGAGCCGACCCTGGAGGAGCGCATGTGGCTGGAGCGCTACCGGCTGCCGCTGGACGGATTGCGCCGCGGGACGGGGTGTGAAGCCTGCGGGCGGACCGGCTACCGGGGAAGGCTGGCCATCCACGAGGTGCTGAAGATGGATGACGAGCTGCGGCTGCTGACGATGAACAAGCGCCCGGATAGCGAATACCGGGCGGCGGCTGCCGCTCAGAACTTCGCTTCGCTGTTCGAAGACGGACTGCGCAAGGCGGCGGAAGGCTTGACGACGATCAGCGAGGTGATCCGCGTCGCGACTCCGGAAGAGGAGGAACTGCAGGAAAGGAGTGCGCTTGTCCAATGA
- a CDS encoding N-acetylglucosamine kinase: MNYVAGVDGGGTKTAVTVADVKGTVVHTFTSGAINYNGQDEASVRSSLRDIFATIAEVCGGLEHCVQVCIGAAGVSNPTVIPRLEANVRECGYEGGLTITGDQATALWGAHGKAVGVILIAGTGSICYGQNEAGQSHRAGGYGHLIDDEGSGYSIGRELLSAVVRAHDGRLPATPITGMVYQHLQMESIQQLIRFVYDRHTNKKDIAALAPILSQACALGDKSALSIADKCARSLCELVVPVVEKLGLQAGTVAMAGSVLLKNSEVRNGFTALLAERYPGMQCMAAGKDAAYGAVLLALGKLVAG; this comes from the coding sequence TTGAACTATGTGGCAGGGGTGGACGGCGGCGGCACGAAGACGGCCGTCACCGTTGCGGATGTGAAAGGGACGGTAGTGCACACGTTCACGTCCGGGGCAATCAACTACAACGGACAGGACGAGGCGAGCGTGCGAAGCAGTCTGCGGGATATTTTCGCGACGATTGCCGAGGTATGCGGAGGGCTGGAGCACTGCGTGCAGGTATGTATCGGCGCGGCGGGAGTCAGCAATCCGACGGTCATCCCCCGCCTGGAAGCGAACGTTCGTGAATGCGGGTATGAAGGCGGCTTGACCATTACGGGCGATCAAGCAACGGCGCTGTGGGGTGCGCACGGCAAGGCCGTCGGCGTCATTCTCATCGCGGGCACGGGATCGATCTGCTATGGCCAAAATGAAGCGGGCCAGTCGCATCGCGCGGGCGGTTACGGTCATCTGATCGATGATGAAGGCAGCGGCTACAGCATTGGCCGCGAGCTGCTGTCGGCGGTCGTGCGCGCACATGACGGCCGCCTCCCCGCAACGCCCATCACAGGGATGGTATATCAGCACCTGCAGATGGAATCGATTCAACAGCTTATCCGCTTCGTGTATGATCGGCACACGAACAAAAAGGATATCGCGGCTCTGGCCCCGATTTTGTCGCAGGCCTGCGCGCTTGGGGACAAGAGCGCTCTCTCCATTGCGGACAAATGCGCCCGCTCCCTCTGCGAGCTCGTCGTTCCGGTCGTGGAGAAGCTGGGTCTGCAAGCGGGAACGGTGGCGATGGCCGGCAGCGTGCTGCTGAAAAACAGCGAGGTCCGGAACGGGTTTACCGCTTTGTTGGCAGAGCGGTACCCCGGGATGCAATGCATGGCCGCCGGGAAGGATGCGGCCTATGGCGCGGTACTGTTGGCATTAGGGAAGCTGGTTGCGGGATGA
- a CDS encoding exo-beta-N-acetylmuramidase NamZ family protein, translated as MIRNGIDCIEEYAHLFQGKRIGLITAPTGLTKDFVSTIQVLHEKFNLVALFSPEHGVRGDQAAGAQVETYVDPYTQVPVYSLYRKDSKRLSREMLDEVDMVVYDIQDVGVRYYTFIYTMLYALEDCAKAGKAFVVLDRINPLDGVTVEGNLLKPGYHSFVGNYPLCVRYGLTAGEVAAMANEQMKWNGRLHVVRCEGWDRTMQFPDAGLPWVMPSLGLPRFDSALLYAGTCLFEGTNISEGRGTTAPFEIIGAPFIEAEKLAEEMNRMKLPGVVFRPVYFKPSFSKFRDEQCGGVQLHVLDRRALQPLEAGFQLLYAIKRNYEQFSFLPPVKENSRPFIDLLGGDSIYRAEPVDVPAMLERFREESREFAGMKRHYHLYP; from the coding sequence ATGATCCGCAACGGGATTGATTGTATCGAGGAGTATGCGCATCTGTTCCAAGGAAAGCGTATCGGGTTGATTACGGCGCCGACCGGCTTAACGAAGGACTTCGTCTCGACGATTCAAGTTCTGCACGAGAAATTCAACCTGGTCGCGCTGTTCTCGCCGGAGCACGGCGTGCGCGGCGATCAGGCGGCGGGGGCCCAGGTGGAGACGTATGTGGACCCGTATACGCAGGTGCCGGTGTACAGCTTGTACCGCAAAGACTCCAAGCGCTTGAGCCGGGAGATGCTGGATGAAGTCGATATGGTCGTGTACGATATTCAGGATGTCGGGGTTCGGTATTATACGTTCATTTACACGATGCTGTACGCCCTGGAGGATTGCGCGAAGGCAGGCAAGGCGTTCGTCGTGCTGGATCGGATCAATCCGCTCGACGGCGTCACGGTGGAAGGGAATCTATTGAAGCCGGGCTATCACTCCTTCGTCGGGAATTATCCGCTCTGCGTCCGCTACGGCCTGACGGCAGGCGAGGTGGCGGCGATGGCGAACGAGCAGATGAAGTGGAACGGCCGGCTGCATGTCGTGCGCTGCGAAGGCTGGGATCGGACGATGCAGTTCCCTGATGCCGGGCTTCCGTGGGTTATGCCGTCCCTGGGGCTTCCGCGGTTCGATTCGGCATTGCTGTATGCAGGCACTTGCCTGTTCGAAGGGACCAACATTTCGGAAGGCCGCGGCACGACGGCTCCGTTCGAGATCATCGGCGCGCCGTTCATTGAAGCGGAGAAGCTGGCTGAGGAGATGAACCGGATGAAGCTGCCGGGAGTCGTCTTCCGTCCGGTCTATTTCAAGCCTTCGTTCTCGAAGTTCCGGGATGAGCAATGCGGCGGGGTGCAGCTGCATGTGCTCGATCGCCGCGCGCTGCAGCCGTTGGAAGCGGGGTTTCAACTGCTGTATGCGATCAAGCGCAATTATGAGCAGTTTTCCTTTTTGCCCCCGGTGAAGGAGAATTCGCGGCCGTTCATTGATCTGTTAGGCGGGGACAGCATCTACCGCGCGGAGCCGGTGGACGTTCCGGCGATGCTGGAACGGTTCCGGGAAGAAAGCCGGGAATTTGCCGGCATGAAGCGGCACTATCATTTGTACCCATAG
- a CDS encoding PIG-L deacetylase family protein, which yields MSEQKITILAIGGHVGDMELTAGGVLASHSLKGDRIVTLALTAGERGVPAGRDMAEYREQKVNEAKAFAEMLGGEAIVFDTPDGELQDNEENRLKVCDVIRQVRPNIIITHFKNSMHKDHMTTHRIVNDARFFAGLPSFQRELPAFFASKLYYAENWEDAVDYKPYVYVDFSQEAYDLWVKAVSLHWFVTGSTSFPYLEYYKHLARVRGIEARKEYAETFMIPEESMRLRQSEL from the coding sequence ATGAGCGAGCAAAAGATAACGATTCTGGCCATTGGCGGTCATGTGGGGGATATGGAGCTGACCGCGGGCGGCGTATTGGCAAGCCATTCGCTGAAGGGGGATCGGATCGTCACCCTGGCGTTGACCGCAGGGGAGCGCGGGGTCCCGGCAGGCAGAGATATGGCGGAGTACCGCGAGCAGAAGGTGAATGAGGCGAAGGCGTTCGCCGAGATGCTGGGCGGCGAGGCTATCGTGTTCGATACGCCGGACGGCGAGCTGCAGGACAATGAAGAGAATCGCCTCAAGGTGTGCGATGTCATCCGCCAGGTGCGCCCGAATATTATCATTACGCATTTCAAGAACAGCATGCACAAGGATCATATGACGACGCACCGCATTGTCAATGACGCGCGCTTCTTCGCCGGCTTGCCGTCGTTCCAGCGGGAGCTGCCCGCCTTCTTCGCTTCCAAGCTCTATTATGCGGAGAACTGGGAGGACGCGGTGGACTACAAGCCTTACGTCTACGTTGACTTTTCGCAAGAGGCTTATGATTTGTGGGTGAAGGCGGTGTCGCTGCATTGGTTCGTGACGGGCAGCACCTCGTTCCCTTATCTGGAGTACTATAAGCATCTCGCCCGGGTGCGCGGCATTGAGGCAAGGAAGGAATACGCAGAAACGTTCATGATTCCGGAAGAAAGCATGCGCCTGCGCCAGTCCGAATTGTAG
- a CDS encoding GNAT family N-acetyltransferase: MLATWDRKYSGDVIALWNEEAVRDGYKELTEASFEAIFLSNAYFDPENTFVLLEAGRVIGFACGCTGQDLPLGEVAGYITCIVLSHDHSSDENYKVMLEAVEERFQALGKKQADVLFFNPMMLPWYIPDTPKHEHNNAPGVPVGSAYHQFLLRQGYIERAIECAMYMPLAGFAIPEEIRAKEARAAFEGYAVELFDPDKHSGVEEMLRGLNNPLWEREIAQAAADGVPFVIAAYEGKAAGFAGPVIRQENGRGYFAGIGVHPGHEGHGLGTVLFFKLCEAFRSIGTEYMSLYTGSTNPAIRIYEKAGFRTVKSFAVMRKELV; the protein is encoded by the coding sequence ATGCTCGCAACCTGGGATCGGAAGTATAGCGGCGATGTGATTGCGCTATGGAATGAAGAAGCCGTGAGAGACGGGTACAAGGAGCTGACGGAGGCAAGCTTTGAAGCTATCTTTTTATCGAATGCGTATTTCGACCCGGAAAATACGTTTGTGCTGCTGGAGGCGGGCCGGGTAATCGGCTTCGCGTGCGGCTGCACCGGACAGGATCTGCCACTCGGGGAGGTCGCCGGCTATATTACCTGCATCGTGCTGTCCCATGATCACAGCAGCGATGAGAACTATAAGGTGATGCTGGAGGCGGTGGAGGAACGCTTTCAAGCATTGGGAAAAAAGCAGGCGGACGTCCTGTTCTTCAATCCGATGATGCTGCCCTGGTACATCCCGGATACGCCGAAGCATGAGCATAATAATGCGCCGGGCGTCCCGGTCGGCAGCGCGTATCATCAATTTTTGCTGCGGCAAGGCTATATCGAGCGCGCAATCGAATGCGCCATGTATATGCCGCTGGCCGGGTTCGCCATCCCCGAAGAGATCAGGGCCAAAGAGGCGCGGGCCGCCTTCGAAGGCTATGCGGTCGAACTGTTCGACCCGGATAAGCATAGCGGCGTGGAGGAGATGCTGCGGGGATTGAACAATCCGCTCTGGGAGCGGGAGATTGCCCAGGCGGCTGCGGACGGAGTGCCGTTCGTAATTGCCGCGTATGAAGGGAAGGCCGCCGGCTTCGCCGGTCCGGTCATTCGCCAGGAGAACGGACGCGGCTACTTCGCGGGCATCGGCGTTCATCCCGGGCATGAGGGGCATGGCTTGGGAACGGTGTTGTTCTTCAAGCTGTGCGAGGCGTTCCGAAGTATCGGAACCGAGTATATGTCGCTCTATACCGGAAGCACGAATCCGGCGATTCGCATTTATGAGAAGGCTGGCTTTCGCACGGTCAAATCTTTCGCTGTCATGAGAAAGGAGCTTGTCTAA